From the genome of Xyrauchen texanus isolate HMW12.3.18 chromosome 7, RBS_HiC_50CHRs, whole genome shotgun sequence:
agattgtgaaatactcagaccggcccgtctggcaccaacaaccatgccacgctcaaaattgcttaaatcacctttctttcccattctgacattcagtttggagttcaggagattgtcttgaccaggaccacacccctaaatgcattgaagcaactgccatgtgattggttgattagataattgcattaatgagaaattgaacaggtgttcctaataatcctttaggtgagtgtatatagacaATTACATtatcgcaaaggggaggatcgCAGTTTTCTAATGACACCAAGATTGACtaaagcttctagtccactcagatgAGAAGATATTTGATGAAATAATGGGGGTgctgcatgaactgaaaatttgaCTGAATGTTTATGGACGAACAGATCTTTGAGTGCTAAAATGCATTTAGAGCACTTTACTCCACAATATGTGTAAATGGTtagcttttaaattaaaatgtggaaaaaaaaaacaaaaaaacaaacaaacaggcagcagcccaaaaatgcaccagagttgaaCAGTTTAAGTGTCTTGTTTTGGCTCCTGTTGTTTACCTCTGCCTCCCCTGCGTTTGTTTATCGACTCTTGCTGATCCTCGATGATTTTCTTCAGCATCTCCAGTTCTGTGTCTCCCTCGAGCACCTCCCACTGAACGACCTTGCCTTTGACCTTCAGCTCCTCTTCCCCTTCCTGAGCATCACGGGCTTTCTGCAGGGCCTCTTTGGCATTTGTGTGGAACAGGATGGTGCCCTGAGGAGGATAACAAAGACCCAAATCAATGGAAGAAAAAATCTTTAAGTACTAACTTAAACTGCCAATGGGGAAGTGttgtttaaagttatttaattttaGACTAACAAATGTCTCCTCTGGGGTCTGACTGTCTTTACCAATAACATTGAATCCTAACCAGACGTGCCACGAAGCCACAAATGAGAAATAACTTCTCTTCCAACTTAACTCAAGAGTTTAAATGGCCACAAGTGAAACAAGCTTAAtgacattttcaagacaattagaaaatgtactattgttatatttagaaatgttatttttcttacaccgatcagccacaacattaaaacctcctgcctaatactgagtaggtccctctcgtgccaccaaaacagcatctCCGAATCGCTTTCTGAAAtgacattcttctcaccacaattgtacagagcggttatctgagttacagtagagttcgtcagttcgaaccagtcaggccattctctgttgacctctctcatcaacaaggtatttctgtccacagaactgcccctgtggatgttttttgtttttggcaccattcggagtaaattctagagactgttgtgtgtgaaaatcccaggagattttCTCAGAAAAttacagcagttacagaaatactcaaatcagcccgtctggcaccaacaatcatccatgcgattatctaatcagccaatcgtgtggcagcggtgcagtgcataaaaacattcagatacaggtcaggagctttagttaaaggtgcagtatgtaagagtcagaaactcttgttattaatgacacctgtggccgttaagtgaactgcagccagctgcctgttgctcgtgatcacgcacacactccatagggacacgagcatcaaccaaaacaaagagactgaacgtgattccccggcatcatgctgacaggtGAGGTAGCAGAATTAAAGTTACACAGTTATGATGGTTTTACtagaaactttgagactgtatattatatttgactctccagtgctggatcagggctaaaacaaagtgtggatatagtgtagatctgactatgcgagactatAGTTTGAAGTAGTcgcttttctttgcatgatacattgactgcatttatacgatatgTCGGCATTAGCTAGCCAGATTTATCAATCGCTGTTAATAGCTAAGTAGCTGTTTATAATTAGACTGTATTTATTAATATGTTGACAGTTCAGTATTGATGCGATTCCatcacaaatgtaattttgatatatcaatgtgcaattgttttataataaaatgtatatattttctgtataaccaagttacattatactaatgaatgggtctttttgcattatcttgaacattgacttgcattcatttaatgtattattgtagtttaccttgttgaacaattacagattaacattgacattaacttgacttagtataaagagaagattgttgaaattatcTGAATGTTAGGAAGCAcggtagcttgcaatttgtcagtgttagcaggcaagatcaagttagctaaaattacacagatcaatccttatggcactatatttcacatgctttgcagttatgtaagcttacctatCCAATAAGACGAATGACAATttagggtcggttttgatccccaaaactgaactaaggtccctccaggaatcaaatgccctgccgatgttcaatCTAGTTTTGCTCGACCACAATCacgttcctgcttagccagatgggaattaatagataaatgtttttagttttttttgcttaCATGTAGTTTGTGTAGGAattggtgttgtgctgggagctggacgattgctggattccatctctaagataacgttacctagtgttgcagactgtctgttgacgctgttgaatagcggaagcacttaggcaaggctctcagaagtGCGCATAAAAATCACATCCTTTGGTTTTTTCCGGCAAAAgcaacccgctcccttcgcatgaaaagcagtctacaggctttaataggcaacctaggaagtccgggaagggctcgttttttaagttgcgttaaaAGCCGTTCACAATTGGCAcaaaaaaggcgaatattacatgaaaatgtttacatattgcaccttgcttgtatgttcacatcaaccatcagaatagggggaaaatgtgatctcagtgatttggagtgtggcatgattgttggtgccagacgggcattGATTATTTCTGttactgatgatctcctgggattttcatgcacaacagtctcaagaatttactccaaatggccaaaaaaaaaaatatgaatgtttagattatattttaactagtgtttatgctacctcattatcaacaaagcttgtgattgcaaatatgtgttcaggttaaatgagtaaaatgcactttaaatatgcccatattagaaaatcagcatattataatgatttctgaaggatcatgtgacactgaagactgcagtaatgatgctgaaaattcagcacaaattgcattttacaatatattcaaattcaaatctgttcttttaaattgtaaaaatagttcaaaatatcactgtttttactgtattttgtatcaaataaatgcagtctcgGTGAacaagagacttcttttaactctttccccgccagcgtttttaaaaaaagttgccagccaccgccagggtttttgacgattttcgctaaactttaatggcccgcagaatattttcttccatgaatatatgaagatgctatatatcaaaataaagatctgagcctctgcttttaggcaaaaaaaaaaaaaacatttgttctttttttattgccacttgaacagaggtaggttttgtcaaaaacaacatttcggacaaaaagctgagaaaaaggcatttttatcaaacaagtgctttagtattagtatggtgttccacttcacgtttgagacgatcgcagtctgcttctttgatcaaagagttgcgtactctttcaaaacatgcgcgcgggtcttccttaccatataccacctaaaacacggatacccggaaaattccgtgtttggcggggaagcgttttttcataaaacccgtaaaattccgtgtttggcggggaaagagttaaacggtagtgtaggtctaaaattaagtaaagtctttatgtaaagaaaatgtacagtcagattactacttttaacttaaaacttgattttgatcattaagtctcctcacattcattctctatccctgatTGATAGGcacaggggaggggtctttgtctccacaggtgtgaaatacatccatattcatgatagttcacgcctcctcgcatatgacctttctaacacaaagcgtcttacaaaagttaaattactatattgttttgtatgaataagtgatcaggatggttttcacatcattttgtagcaaaaactctaggctacaagatccagttctcaaaaggctggtggacaaatgtttagtatgtgttatatggccttatttaaatgactcaaaaaccacgcataaacattattttctcaaaaatacaaacatgtacacacatgttgctcacatattattgtagcccagtttgtgttgaatacagtgttatcagactttagccattaatgtgtttttaagcaactgaaaaaggcacaaatgtcaaggcatgtcaaaacttctccagggcccaaaacaccctcagaccccagagggttaagggcaaacctgttgaagtgtttaccaAATAAATTATTCGGCAttatttggcagtaatatttttttctgaacaaaGCAAAAACCGAATCGTACCGAAACAGTGACCCTAAAACAATTATACAAACCGAACCATGAGAAATTCTAACCTTTACACCCCTAGTACACccatatgggatactgataattcaccatagttgcacagaaaatcaacatgatatagtatttatttgtatgaatatggcATTTATTTGTACTGTGATATTAAACTTATATTGATCTGAAAtaatcaaaaatatgatttacgGAAGCGCATATATTCATTGCAACATTTTTACATATCTCGGGTAACTACTGACCCAATACTCTTGGTAATTCAGCATTTAGAACAAATATATTTCTTGCAAATGTATTGTTAGATGATTCATAAGAGGAAGGTTGAGGAATACTATAGAAGTgggggcataactccaaaaaatggttGAAGTAAAGGAGGTGGAATAAGGGCCTGGGTCACAAAAACCCAAGGTATGTATTTTAGGGTTTTGCCAAGTTTGAAAAACAAAGGAATCACAATACGAAAGACAAGCAAACTAGATCTCTAACAAGcagatagaaataataaaaacagattAATCTTTTGATTGTATCTTATTGCCACATATATCTATCTACCTGTTATACATTCTCTCATGTTACAAATTAAACATGCCAACTTAATACTCCAAGAGTCTATATAATACATACAATCAAATAGAAATCCCAACCAACAAACCCCATCTTCAGTCTGAACCATTATTAGATACAGTAATACGGCTAACGAAAGAAGAGTTGTTAAGGACTTAATGATAGCACAGCAACAATGCACATTGGACAAACCACCATGTTTGTGGTATACAAAGGCACTTTAATATAActgacacaaaataaaaaacatttatacaaaaatGTCACAGAATGATAATGGGAAGGAATGTATGCAGCATGTCTGATCTCTCACCTCTTTAGCTCCTCTAGTGAAATCAATCCATCTGATCTGGGCATGATCAGAGAAGACTTTGTGAAAATCTTCTCTTGAGATATCACTTAAATCACCGGTGAACTTCAAAAGGCAACCTCTCTGATCATCGAGGGATTTCTGTGTGAACAGAAGAGTGATATATTCCCATAAGGTCAATGCAGTAACCATTATGAAGGGAAAAAAGCACCTTTCTCAACAGCTGGCCATTCAAAAAGGTAGctgaaacatttattaaaaataaatcaatacaaatttatttcattatattatagtaggGGCAGTGAGTGAGTCTGCCAAATTTCTgctgagcaactgccattgagatgtgAATGCTAACTGATTTTTTCATTTATAATAGGCCTTGTAATTTATTGACACCATCAAACTAGTggacatgtctttttttttatttgtgtgttgcATGATAACTCACCAGCTCGTTCTCTTCAGCTTGTTTTTGCTTGTCCTCCTTTTCACTAAAATGCACATTTTCCCATTATAACATCTCTCGTCattgtattcttaaaatgttttgaagggaacatttctttttttgcctcACCATTTTGCTTTAGCCTTTGCGTCAACACGATGCTGCTTCCTCTCGGTCATCTTTTTAGAAAAATAGGCCTCTCTACAGACAGGTCAAATgttaacacaactcttaaaccagTATATTCAGTTCCAAAGTCAACAAGAGCATGGAATGCACAAAAGCTAAATGAGGAAGTGCTCCATTCATTCAAACAGCATGTAAAAACACCTACTTCATCAAGACGATCATCTCGTTTCCTTTGTACTCCTTCACATCAGCACGCGCGACAAAGTCCTTCGCGGCTTCTTCAGATTCTAGAACCGCAAAGATGGAGCCCtgaagacaacaacaacagctttattACAAATTACGTCAAAAGTACAGGTACATACCAtgtcaatacaaaaataatatacatgTGCATGATTAGAGGTAGAtagatgcagacagacagatagaccgaTAGATAGCTTTGTTCTGAAGCTTTACTTTTAATCTAATGTAAATGTCTTACTTTGAAAGTCTTCAGTGGTCCTTTCCTCATGTAGATGTTCTCAGCTGTTACTTTATCAGAGAGCCACTCTTTAATCTCATCCAGCGTAGTGTCAAGAGGAAAACCTTTCTGTAGCATTAAAACATTAGTCAACAAAATACGGCAAGCCAAAGTTTAAGAGACattgaaataatataatatttatattaatatttaataatttattatattaaatatttatattcaattatattaaatatgttttagaGCAGAAGCAAGATAAGGAGGTAGaggagtcaaaattaatttaggGCACTATGAAAGAATTTAATTAACCATAAAATGTGGAATGTGATACGTCATAATGTAGGggcggactgggactaaaaagtggccctggacatTCCACCAAACCAAGTCCGCAACACACCgcctcattgatttcattttccggctcaataaattttttttttttagttgaaataaaaaaaactgactgCTAAGTTTTGCAAAGTCACAATTGCAAAAATTTTCATAATTtgaaaacatataaaaccactgtaaatgtgacGAGTGATTGTTTTAGAGAATGCACTAAAAATAAGTactttatagctcagacaaatagCATGTCTGAAAACATCTGCATGTTGGGAAAAAAAAGTTTGATTAAAATGTGCATGAAAGCACAAGGTAAAGTATTATAGGTGCTGTGACAACTCAacatttcttcaaagtttttaagATCTTAAATCACCTCTCAACTTTttttagaagtgcaaataaactattgttttagttaatatgaggttgtggaaacaacaagtatagtaatgatatatatatatatatatatatatatatagctatacaagatcatacaatgttgtttaaaatagtttaataaatacatttcatataaaattaaaaataaaagccattgtatTGGCTTACTTTGTTAAGGGGTCCACGCAggcatgttggagcccagggTGGCCGCCTACATGACACTTAGGGTGGGCCGGTACTTGCGTAGCAGCCTATCGGGAAAACGCCCTGTGCTCCAGATTGCCAGTCCACCCCTAGTCATAATGTGATTATAAAACTGCAAGAGGCTGAGATTTAATGACGTAAatctacagtttgcatgtgctgcactctccaaagtgaatgtgtgaaaccGGCTGCTCGTACACTAAATAATAGAGTCTGACGATATTGATAACTAAGGTGGTTCAAAAAGTCGCCAAAACCGCCAACATGTCCATTGCTTGCTTCTGTGTATGATTTATAAAAAATTGAAAAACAGCTTTGTTTTTTATGCTTCTGAGAGGGCCAATGTGAAGTTGACCGTTTAGGTTTACAGAcgtataaaacagcaataaaataatttaggAACACAGCTcgttttggatgtgtagcctacataaaaaaATACGATATGTAGTTGATCCACCCCAAATAagtatttaatgtaaattctattgATCAAAATTAACTATAATTGAAAAAAGAATTAATTGACAATAatgaattttgtcataatttttcaGACCTAATTCAAGCACTCGCACAAGCAAGAGAGCTAATGTACTGAATAAAAGTTGTCATCAAATGCATTAATACTGTGATGCTtggttgacaaaaaaaaaaaaaaactccaaactGTGAATGTGCTTTGAGAATCtgtataaaattgtatttgaagAAAATAATACAATGGATTGTTGACAAGcaattaactgtttttttttatttgaattaagttttataaattaatttgattagaccgTCTTTTGatgataaaaatgaattaaaatacaaaattcagAATACAATGGAATTTCGCAATTGTAATATGCGACTATTAATGTCATTATTCTCATTTGCTTACTATATAGATGgatttgtgtttgagtgtgtctcTGTATTCCTCATTGTTCTCAGGAAGGGGTTTGTTCAGACTTCGCCTAATTTTGGTTTTGTCCTCACTGAGCTCCAGCAAACCAGTTTTGGATTTCTGTAGCGACTGGACTATGACAGCTGCGTCAGACGTGAGACTTTTCagtctgtgaaaacaaagaaaattagtGATTTTGAGAGGATGAAAAccaattatgaaaaatataacattagaaaaaaagaatagtttacctacaaattttaattctttcattatttactcaccatcacatTTCAGACAGCGATGCTATTTTCTGTGGAATACTAAAGGTAAATctctaattcccactacttagtaggtcctcgtggtggcgtggttaatcacctcaatccgggtggcggaggacaagtctcagttgtctccacttctgagacagtcaatccgcgcatcttatcacgtggctcgctgtgcacgacaccgctgagactcacagcatgtggaggctcatgctactctccgcgatccacacacaacttaccacacgccccattgagagcaagaacaccaaatcgcgaccacaaggttaccccatgtgactaccctccctagcaaccgggccaatttggttgctaaggagacctggctggagtcactcagcacgccctagaaTCGAGcttgtgactccagggttggtagtcagggttggtagtcagcgtcaatactctctgagctacccaggccccctaaaggtgcatttttttattatcttcatGCAGTACTTTTCAATTAAATGACAGTTGATTGTGTCCTCGGCTGTCAAGCACCAAAAAAGCATCACAAATGTGACTTTCTTATTTTTACTCATGATCagacttacactcacctaaaggattattaggaacacctgttcaatttctcattaatgcaattatctaatcaaccaatcacttggcagttgcttcaatgcatttaggggtgtggtcctggtcaagataatctcctgaactccaaactgaatgtcagaatgggaaagaaaggaaatttaagcaattttgagcgtggcatggttgttggtgccagacgggccggtctgagtatttcacaatctgctcagttactgggattttcacgcacaaccatttctagggtttacaaagaatggtgtgaaaagggaaaacatccagtatgcggcagtcctgtgggctgaaaatgccttgttgatgctagaggtcagaggagaatgggccgactgattcaagctgatagaagagcaactttgcctgaaataaccactcgttacaaccgaggtatgcagcaaagcatttgtgaagccacaacacgcaaaaccttgaggcggatgggctacaacagcagaagaccccaccgggtaccactcatctccactacaaataggaaaaagaggctacaatttgcaagagctcaccaaaattggacagttgaagactggaaaaatgttgcctgtctgatgagtctcgatttctgttgagacattcagatggtagagtcagaatttggcgtaaacagaatgagaacatggatccatcatgccttgttaccactgtgcaggctggtggtggtggtgtaatggtgtgggggatgttttcttggcacactttaggccccttagtgccaattgggcatcgtttaaatgccacggcctacctgagcattgtttctaaccatgtccatccctttacggccaccatgtacccatcctctgatggctacttccagcaggataatgcaccatgtcacaaagctcgaatcatttcaaattggtttcttgaacatgacaatgagttcactgtactaaaatggcccccacagtcaccagatctcaacccaatagagcatctttgggatgtggtgtaacgggagcttcgtgccctggatgtgcatcccacaaatctccatcaactgcaagatgctatcctatcaatatgggccaacatttctaaagaatgctttcagcacctcgttgaatcaatgccacgtagatttaaggcagttctgaaggcgaaagggggtcaaacacagtattagtatggtgtttcctaataatcctttaggtgagtgtatatgtaataTTGATTACTTCTTCATGGCGTTTCTTGTCATTTTTCTGAGCTTGACAGCAGGTATCTATGAACTGTCATTAAATAAAAAGGAGCATGTCAAGTAATTCAAATTTCTTCTTTTGCATTCACTAAAAatgatgagtgtgagtaaataaaggCCATTTTCCAGAGACTACTCTCACTTGACATCATTAAGCCaagctttatataaaaatgtaccatTACCATTCATCTAGAAATATGACGCATTTCCCATTACCTATTAAATTTGAGCATGGTCTCGAGAGTGACCCAGCCATCATCTAACTGCACCTGCTCCTTTAAGAACTTGTCTCGGGGGAGATTGTGGTCACCAAAATAGTACTGAAAACAGACAGAAATATTTGCATTCATAACATTAATATGAATTAATTTCAAAGGGGAGAAGAATTTAACATGACCATTTTCACACCTCGATCTGTTCTGCCACCTTCTTCTCCAATGGAGACATTTCCTGGTTATCTGCCATCTCTGTAAAGATGATAAATGACAAAAATCTATTACTACAGTGCACATCCGCgctttcaataaattaataacattaaactcTATTACATTAAATAACGCTTTGATTTAGTTAGTCAACTACACTCAAATATTTTAttaccattttaaatattttagaagtAGTCCTTTAAACTAAAAATATGTGTATAAGCATTTTGTCTTTGAAATCATCCTATGGGACAGAAAAGTTCCATTAATTGAAGAATCACCCATATTTATTCACCTTTTGATAATTACATAAGCTTATTAATGGCTTATTAATGACATGTATTAAAAAGAGTGTCATGCATTGGGATAAAAGGTATGTAATGCAGTGTGGTGCTCAAACCACGTGTGAATACAAATGAGCACACGCGCgctgttttattttaacattcagtGCTCATTGTTGAAGTCAATATGCACAGTGATAAATCAGACCGAATATAATCTCGTTTTAGTGTGTATTGTCACTCTATACGTGTTAATACATGTAAGCCACGCGAGCCACGTGTTACAGAATTACACTGATCAGCTATCTCAAGCTGAATGTGTAATCGTTCATTTTGGGTCCGTTCTGAACGGAAACCACCACGAcgctgtaaaaataaatacataaaatcataaGAACAAGTTTCAAGAACACGATACTCACTTTTCCTGCTTTCTGACCTGTCTGATCTAAACGAAATGCGGCTACTCTCCCACAAGGAATCTTTTTCCTGTGAACCAAATGTGCGGTGTCGCGTTGTTATGATATCACATATGAACAGGACACGGAATCATGGGAAATTGAGTTCAACATGGAATTCATTCgttggctgccaaaagtttggaataatgtacagattttttccttatggaaataaattggttcttttattcaccaaagtggcattcaactgatcacaatgtatagtcaggacattaattacgtgaaaaattactattacaatttgaaaaaaatattcagaaattaCTAACTACTTCCAGAAATgataaaaaatcctccacatgcagcaatgacagctttgcacatCCGTGGCATTCTAGCTgtgagtttgtccagatactcaggtgacatttcaccccacacttcctgtagcacttgccatagatgtgagtctagctgatcccacaaaagctcaatggggttaagatccataacactcttttccgattatctgttgtccaacatctgtgtttctttgcccactctaaccttttctttttgtgatcagttgaatgtaccaatttccttccaaaacagcagaatctgtacattgtacattcaaatatatgattaaaatacAGTGAAGAGTTATCCCCGTTATACAGATTTTTGTTGCTCAAACCAAACCAGCTCAAACCTCGAACCTGGTTacttatttttgaaataaaatttgataataaaataaaataaataaataataatctgtaTAAAAAGGTACAGTAAACTAACAAGTAGTGGAATTAACttttttctgatttaaaaaaaaaaaaattgttttaatattat
Proteins encoded in this window:
- the ssb gene encoding lupus La protein, with the protein product MADNQEMSPLEKKVAEQIEYYFGDHNLPRDKFLKEQVQLDDGWVTLETMLKFNRLKSLTSDAAVIVQSLQKSKTGLLELSEDKTKIRRSLNKPLPENNEEYRDTLKHKSIYIKGFPLDTTLDEIKEWLSDKVTAENIYMRKGPLKTFKGSIFAVLESEEAAKDFVARADVKEYKGNEMIVLMKEAYFSKKMTERKQHRVDAKAKAKCEKEDKQKQAEENELKSLDDQRGCLLKFTGDLSDISREDFHKVFSDHAQIRWIDFTRGAKEGTILFHTNAKEALQKARDAQEGEEELKVKGKVVQWEVLEGDTELEMLKKIIEDQQESINKRRGGRGGHRGRGRGRGGRRDRGGREQTQFRGKKTKFDSDEEADEEHASPKKRALESDNQDHGEPASKQAKSENGS